A genome region from Hevea brasiliensis isolate MT/VB/25A 57/8 chromosome 9, ASM3005281v1, whole genome shotgun sequence includes the following:
- the LOC110650666 gene encoding 4-hydroxybenzoate polyprenyltransferase, mitochondrial, with protein MLSFLLSRASRNTTTRRLLSSSLSSSLSLFNDIVIVSPSRPSEPNPKTNQIIRTLYPFTQSYYWRNFEFSRNYLNSNFSNLRFVGGISTLSSSKNEDNRENGGLSKEGEVSWIDLYLPRLVRPYARLARLDKPIGTWLLAWPCMWSITLAATPGHLPDFKMMTLFGCGALLLRGAGCTINDLIDRDIDTKVERTKLRPVASGLLSPFQGRCFLGFQLLLGLGILLQLNDYSRILGASSLLLVFSYPLMKRLTFWPQAYLGLTFNWGALLGWSAIKGSLDPAIVLPLYMSGVFWTLVYDTIYAHQDKEDDLKVGVKSTALRFGDSTKEWITGFGIACISSLALSGVNANIGWPFYAFLAAASGHLAWQIWTVDLSCRADCNRKFVSNKWFGALIFSGILFGRYL; from the exons ATGTTGTCGTTTTTGCTCTCTCGCGCTTCACGCAACACCACCACTAGAAGGTTACTCAGTTCCTCTCTCTCCTCTTCGCTTTCTCTCTTCAACGACATAGTCATCGTCTCTCCAAGTCGCCCATCAGAACCAAACCCTAAAACTAACCAGATCATCCGTACACTTTACCCATTTACTCAATCTTACTACTGGAGGAATTTCGAATTTTCCCGCAACTATCTGAACTCTAATTTCTCCAATTTGAGGTTTGTTGGAGGAATTTCCACTTTGTCGAGCTCGAAGAACGAGGATAATCGGGAGAATGGAGGGTTGTCGAAAGAAGGAGAGGTGTCTTGGATTGATTTGTACTTGCCGAGACTGGTTCGCCCTTATGCACGGCTTGCTCGACTTGATAAGCCGATAGGAACTTGGCTGCTTGCTTGGCCTTGTATGTG GTCGATTACGTTGGCAGCAACCCCAGGGCACCTTCCTGATTTTAAGATGATGACTTTATTTGGTTGCGGGGCTTTGCTTTTAAGGGGTGCTGGATGTACCATAAATGATCTCATTGATAGAGATATTGATACCAAG GTGGAGCGTACAAAGTTGAGACCAGTTGCAAGTGGTCTTTTGTCACCATTTCAAGGGCGTTGTTTTCTTGGTTTTCAATTGCTCTTGGGTCTTGGAATTCTCCTTCAACTAAATGATTATAG CCGCATTTTGGGAGCTTCATCCTTGTTGCTAGTCTTCTCCTATCCCCTCATGAAGAGATTGACATTCTGG CCTCAAGCCTATCTAGGTTTGACATTTAACTGGGGAGCTTTGTTAGGTTGGTCTGCTATTAAGGGAAGTTTAGATCCAGCTATTGTTTTGCCACTGTACATGAGTGGAGTATTTTGGACCCTTGTGTATGATACAATATATGCACATCAG GATAAGGAGGATGATCTCAAAGTGGGTGTTAAATCAACTGCCCTGAGATTTGGGGATTCAACAAAGGAATGGATCACTGGGTTTGGAATTGCATGCATTAGTAGTCTTGCCCTCAGTGGAGTCAATGCTAATATTG GATGGCCGTTTTATGCATTTTTGGCAGCTGCTTCTGGACATTTAGCTTGGCAAATATGGACAGTTGACCTATCTTGTCGGGCTGATTGCAACAGAAA GTTTGTGTCAAATAAATGGTTTGGTGCATTAATTTTTAGCGGGATTTTGTTTGGTAGATACTTGTGA
- the LOC110650667 gene encoding protein phosphatase 2C 57, with protein sequence MALLCPQLERFLLTKLHCGTSNLKSSTKNNLLPVRAKSQCSAIAIDAPSSLTDVDGIRWGSASLQGPREEMEDDIIIRSDGLDGFSFAGVFDGHGGISSVKFLRDELYKEFVAALQGGLLLSGKDFNVIRNAIKEVFEDVDAKLLNWLETIGEEDESGSTATVMFIGKNVLIISHIGDSCAVLSRSGKAEVLTDSHRPIGSNKASLQEIRRIREAGGWIVNGRICGDIAVSRAFGDVRFKTKKNEMVQKGVEEGRWSEKFGSRVQFNGDLVIASPDVFQVALGSDVEFIILASDGLWDYMNSSDAVNFVRNQLRQHGDVQIACEELARTALDLRSQDNVSIVIADLGQTDWQTLPLQQQNLFYELGQAFATVGIVSLGIWLSYQLSL encoded by the exons ATGGCATTGCTATGCCCCCAGTTGGAGAGGTTCCTTCTAACCAAGCTCCACTGTGGCacctccaacctcaaatcctccACCAAGAACAATTTGCTTCCAGTGAGAGCCAAAAGCCAATGTTCCGCGATTGCAATAGATGCTCCGTCTTCTTTAACTGATGTTGATGGGATCCGGTGGGGTTCTGCAAGCTTGCAGGGCCCTCGTGAAGAGATGGAGGATGATATTATCATTCGATCAGATGGCCTTGATGGGTTCTCCTTTGCTGGGGTTTTTGATGGCCATGGTGGCATCTCTTCTGTCAAGTTCCTCAG GGATGAGTTATACAAGGAGTTTGTTGCAGCTTTACAAGGTGGTTTGCTATTGAGTGGAAAAGATTTCAATGTCATCAGAAACGCTATAAAAGAGGTTTTTGAAGATGTTGATGCAAAATTGTTAAATTG GCTTGAAACGATTGGTGAGGAAGATGAATCTGGTTCAACAGCCACTGTTATGTTCATTGGAAAGAATGTTCTCATCATTTCACATATTGGTGACTCATGCGCA GTCCTGTCTCGTTCTGGAAAAGCAGAAGTGTTGACTGATTCCCATCGACCCATTGGAAGCAACAAGGCCTCTCTTCAAGAAATCAGAAGAATCAGAGAAGCAGGTGGATGG ATTGTCAATGGAAGAATCTGTGGAGATATAGCAGTATCACGAGCTTTTGGTGATGTAAGGTTCAAGACAAAGAAAAATGA GATGGTGCAGAAAGGAGTTGAAGAAGGGAGATGGTCGGAAAAATTTGGTTCTCG AGTGCAATTCAATGGGGACTTGGTTATTGCATCTCCAGATGTTTTTCAAGTAGCTCTGGGTTCAGATgtagaatttataattttagcatCTGATGGTTTATGGGATTACATGAACAG CTCAGATGCAGTTAATTTTGTTAGGAATCAACTTCGGCAACATGGAGATGTTCAG ATAGCATGTGAAGAACTTGCACGAACAGCTCTG GATCTACGTTCGCAAGATAATGTCAGCATTGTTATCGCTGATTTAGG gcAAACAGATTGGCAAACTTTGCCACTCCAACAACAGAATTTATTTTATGAGTTGGGCCAAGCTTTTGCCACTGTAGGTATTGTGTCTCTTGGAATATGGTTGTCATATCAGCTTTCTTTGTAA